One genomic segment of Desmodus rotundus isolate HL8 chromosome 5, HLdesRot8A.1, whole genome shotgun sequence includes these proteins:
- the LOC112300554 gene encoding histone H3.3C-like, whose translation MAHTKQTARKSACGKAQGKQLATKATHKSAPSAGGVKKPHRNRPGTVALREIRHYRKSTELLTRKVPFQRLVREVAQDFKTYLGFQSAAIGALQEANEAYLAGLFEDTNRCAIHAKRVTSMPNDIQLARHIRGECA comes from the coding sequence ATGGCTCATACAAAGCAGACAGCCCGCAAATCGGCCTGTGGTAAAGCACAGGGGAAGCAACTGGCTACCAAAGCCACTCACAAGAGTGCACCCTCTGCTGGAGGGGTGAAGAAACCTCATCGTAATAGGCCTGGTACTGTGGCACTTCGTGAAATTAGACATTATCGGAAGTCCACTGAACTTCTGACTCGTAAAGTTCCCTTCCAGCGTCTGGTGCGAGAAGTTGCTCAGGACTTCAAAACATATCTGGGCTTCCAGAGTGCAGCTATTGGTGCTTTGCAGGAGGCAAATGAAGCCTATTTGGCTGGCCTTTTTGAAGACACTAACCGGTGTGCTATCCATGCCAAACGTGTAACAAGTATGCCAAATGACATCCAGCTAGCACGCCACATACGTGGAGAATGTGCATAA